A genome region from Manis javanica isolate MJ-LG chromosome 3, MJ_LKY, whole genome shotgun sequence includes the following:
- the TRH gene encoding thyrotropin releasing hormone isoform X1: MLRGEPRGASPPAARQSASGPSGRRCSLGGCAPGDQPQRWLPPPRVTLASGGGDGVAPSAGTPRISMGEDAEPEAGLPAPRDAAMPGPWLLLAMALTLTLTGVPGGHAQPEVAQQEAAMAAEPPGLDDLLSQAERLLLLREDLQRLRGDQGNRPSESQSFQLDWLSKRQHPGKREEAEERVLEEEEEGGAVGPYKRQHPGRREDVAGWSADDAQQKWQHPGRQASLLGYAVTKRQHPGRRLVDPKFQRSWKEEEEEEEEGELMPEKRQHPGKRALGGPCGFRGACGQAGLLLGLLDDLRRGQEAEEKRQHPGRRAALAREPLEE, from the exons ATGTTGCGCGGGGAGCCTCGCGGAGCATCTCCGCCAGCGGCGCGGCAGTCAGCCTCTGGGCCGTCGGGCCGGCGCTGCAGTCTCGGTGGCTGCGCTCCCGGGGACCAGCCCCAGCGCTGGCTCCCCCCGCCCCGCGTGACGCTGGCGAGCGGCGGTGGCGATGGGGTCGCACCATCGGCAGGCACGCCGCGCATCTCCATGGGTGAGGACGCCGAGCCCGAGGCTGGTCTTCCTGCTCCCAGGG ACGCCGCGATGCCCGGCCCTTGGCTGCTGCTCGCCATGGCTTTGACCCTGACACTGACGGGTGTCCCCGGAGGCCACGCACAGCCCGAGGTGGCCCAGCAGGAGGCAGCGATGGCAGCCGAGCCTCCGGGCTTGGATGACCTCCTGAGCCAGGCGGAGCGCCTCCTTCTCCTCCGGGAAGACCTCCAGCGGCTGCGAGGGGACCAGGGCAATCGCCCATCAG agTCCCAGAGCTTTCAACTCGACTGGCTCTCTAAGCGTCAGCATCCAGGCaagagagaggaggcagaagagagagttttagaggaggaggaggaaggaggagctgTGGGGCCCTACAAACGGCAACACCCTGGCCGGCGGGAGGACGTGGCTGGATGGTCAGCCGATGACGCCCAACAGAAGTGGCAGCACCCTGGCCGGCAGGCCTCCTTACTTGGGTACGCCGTCACCAAGAGGCAGCACCCAGGCAGACGGCTGGTGGATCCCAAGTTCCAGAGGAgctggaaagaggaagaggaggaggaggaagagggagagctGATGCCTGAGAAACGCCAGCATCCTGGCAAGAGAGCCCTGGGAGGCCCATGTGGGTTCCGAGGAGCCTGTGGTCAAGCTGGCCTCCTGTTGGGCCTCCTGGATGACCTACGCAGGGGCCAGGAGGCTGAGGAGAAGCGGCAGCATCCTGGGCGACGGGCAGCATTGGCCAGAGAGCCCCTGGAAGAGTGA
- the TRH gene encoding thyrotropin releasing hormone isoform X2: MLRGEPRGASPPAARQSASGPSGRRCSLGGCAPGDQPQRWLPPPRVTLASGGGDGVAPSAGTPRISMDAAMPGPWLLLAMALTLTLTGVPGGHAQPEVAQQEAAMAAEPPGLDDLLSQAERLLLLREDLQRLRGDQGNRPSESQSFQLDWLSKRQHPGKREEAEERVLEEEEEGGAVGPYKRQHPGRREDVAGWSADDAQQKWQHPGRQASLLGYAVTKRQHPGRRLVDPKFQRSWKEEEEEEEEGELMPEKRQHPGKRALGGPCGFRGACGQAGLLLGLLDDLRRGQEAEEKRQHPGRRAALAREPLEE; the protein is encoded by the exons ATGTTGCGCGGGGAGCCTCGCGGAGCATCTCCGCCAGCGGCGCGGCAGTCAGCCTCTGGGCCGTCGGGCCGGCGCTGCAGTCTCGGTGGCTGCGCTCCCGGGGACCAGCCCCAGCGCTGGCTCCCCCCGCCCCGCGTGACGCTGGCGAGCGGCGGTGGCGATGGGGTCGCACCATCGGCAGGCACGCCGCGCATCTCCATGG ACGCCGCGATGCCCGGCCCTTGGCTGCTGCTCGCCATGGCTTTGACCCTGACACTGACGGGTGTCCCCGGAGGCCACGCACAGCCCGAGGTGGCCCAGCAGGAGGCAGCGATGGCAGCCGAGCCTCCGGGCTTGGATGACCTCCTGAGCCAGGCGGAGCGCCTCCTTCTCCTCCGGGAAGACCTCCAGCGGCTGCGAGGGGACCAGGGCAATCGCCCATCAG agTCCCAGAGCTTTCAACTCGACTGGCTCTCTAAGCGTCAGCATCCAGGCaagagagaggaggcagaagagagagttttagaggaggaggaggaaggaggagctgTGGGGCCCTACAAACGGCAACACCCTGGCCGGCGGGAGGACGTGGCTGGATGGTCAGCCGATGACGCCCAACAGAAGTGGCAGCACCCTGGCCGGCAGGCCTCCTTACTTGGGTACGCCGTCACCAAGAGGCAGCACCCAGGCAGACGGCTGGTGGATCCCAAGTTCCAGAGGAgctggaaagaggaagaggaggaggaggaagagggagagctGATGCCTGAGAAACGCCAGCATCCTGGCAAGAGAGCCCTGGGAGGCCCATGTGGGTTCCGAGGAGCCTGTGGTCAAGCTGGCCTCCTGTTGGGCCTCCTGGATGACCTACGCAGGGGCCAGGAGGCTGAGGAGAAGCGGCAGCATCCTGGGCGACGGGCAGCATTGGCCAGAGAGCCCCTGGAAGAGTGA
- the TRH gene encoding thyrotropin releasing hormone isoform X3, whose translation MPGPWLLLAMALTLTLTGVPGGHAQPEVAQQEAAMAAEPPGLDDLLSQAERLLLLREDLQRLRGDQGNRPSESQSFQLDWLSKRQHPGKREEAEERVLEEEEEGGAVGPYKRQHPGRREDVAGWSADDAQQKWQHPGRQASLLGYAVTKRQHPGRRLVDPKFQRSWKEEEEEEEEGELMPEKRQHPGKRALGGPCGFRGACGQAGLLLGLLDDLRRGQEAEEKRQHPGRRAALAREPLEE comes from the exons ATGCCCGGCCCTTGGCTGCTGCTCGCCATGGCTTTGACCCTGACACTGACGGGTGTCCCCGGAGGCCACGCACAGCCCGAGGTGGCCCAGCAGGAGGCAGCGATGGCAGCCGAGCCTCCGGGCTTGGATGACCTCCTGAGCCAGGCGGAGCGCCTCCTTCTCCTCCGGGAAGACCTCCAGCGGCTGCGAGGGGACCAGGGCAATCGCCCATCAG agTCCCAGAGCTTTCAACTCGACTGGCTCTCTAAGCGTCAGCATCCAGGCaagagagaggaggcagaagagagagttttagaggaggaggaggaaggaggagctgTGGGGCCCTACAAACGGCAACACCCTGGCCGGCGGGAGGACGTGGCTGGATGGTCAGCCGATGACGCCCAACAGAAGTGGCAGCACCCTGGCCGGCAGGCCTCCTTACTTGGGTACGCCGTCACCAAGAGGCAGCACCCAGGCAGACGGCTGGTGGATCCCAAGTTCCAGAGGAgctggaaagaggaagaggaggaggaggaagagggagagctGATGCCTGAGAAACGCCAGCATCCTGGCAAGAGAGCCCTGGGAGGCCCATGTGGGTTCCGAGGAGCCTGTGGTCAAGCTGGCCTCCTGTTGGGCCTCCTGGATGACCTACGCAGGGGCCAGGAGGCTGAGGAGAAGCGGCAGCATCCTGGGCGACGGGCAGCATTGGCCAGAGAGCCCCTGGAAGAGTGA